Part of the Xiphophorus couchianus chromosome 19, X_couchianus-1.0, whole genome shotgun sequence genome is shown below.
aaattatttaatcaagaCAGCATCTTGTTGTGTGTCACCTTACAGATTGCTaccatatttttttgtcttgttttttttacctaaacCTTTTAGGCAATCAAAGAAAATCTAAGTAAATAGAAGATGCCGTATTAAAATGATTTCCTTTATTAGGCACAATAAAGCAACTGCAGAAGTAGCTGTCACTTAGTACAATAGCTGGTAatgagtctttttttcttttcatttctgtggAGGAGTCTTGAGACACTATTCAGTACAGAGCggttttatttcagacacagcAAAGGATTTATGaacatatttataatattgtaaCAGAATAACAATTGAATAACAACATACATTAACATTGACGTTTTGTAAAAGGTTTCAGTATTTCTTGTCCCCAGGGAATCTGCCCATATTATTTAAAGTAGGGCAGAACAAACAGTTGTTAAAAGGGTTATAGCCAAGGCTTCCCCCCAAGTCTACGACTTATAACCAGGCTTTCACTTTTGAAATACTTGTGGTAGATTTAGAAAAAGACAGTACCCAGGTTTGAAATGTTATTCTTCAGTGTCATCAATCCACCAGTAAGGGTCCTGAAATTGCACCTCACCTTAGTGAGGTCTTAACCAGGGACTACGCACCACTGCCAGAGCTGCCTGTGTGTTAACTCCTGGTTTGTATCTCCAGTGAGGtgtcacatttttttgaaaCTCTTCCTGAAAGCAGTTCGCTGACTGATGTGCACTGTAAACCGTTTTCATTCTAGCTGATTCATTCCAGACTTCATGTTCTCTGAGTGTGAAAGTATTTCCCTCGAGTCATGTTTTTCAACCTGCAGTATATTTTCACTCTCCATTTTATGATGTGAAAGAATTTtactaaaacagaaataaaactctgGCAGATGTTCCCAAAGGATCTGCAGCTTATGTGGGTTCACATCCTGCTGAATAAATGTGTTGACAATCCATTCAGGAGGTCACCGACAGTTCAGGCTGTTCAGTCACACACTAACACAGCCGTGAATCTCCAACATCAGAGAGATGATGTCAGAGTGACTTTCCTACTTCCCTCACTAGTTTCTCTTCCTAACATCCTGATTGTTGTAGAGAAGAttggaaaaaaatgactaaCTTTTGAGTAGAACTAGACCAAATGGACAATCCTCTTCATTGAGTTTCACTGGTTTCTGTTTGTGGGTCCCATGGCCTCTGGCCTGTGACTATCATGGGAATTGTTTCTAGACGTTTTTAAGGACAGCTttgatttctccttttttacTTGTGCAAGTAcccaaagaaaaatattgttgactttaacttcattttgaaattttttggggtttcctgtttctctcagATGGATACACCACAGACGACATTGAGTTTTACTGGCAGGGAGGAAGCAATGCGGGGTCAGTCACTGGAGTGGAGAACATTGAGCTGCCTCAGTTTTCCATCATTGATTACCAAACCCTGTCCAAGAAAGCTGTGTTTGCCACAGGTAACAATGAAccttatttaatacatttttaaaaagtattttaggtTAATTGTATAcaatattttgtaaatcttGATACTGACAATATTCATTGTCTATACTGGAAAAGTATAATCTATGGGAAAAATTGAGCTATTATGTCATAAACATTATGTTGTTTCATTTAGTACCCATCTTTTTACCAATCTGTATAAAGATCACCACAGACTAATACTATTTTTCTTACCAAACAGGTTCGTATCCACGACTGTCACTGAGTTTTAAACTCAAGAGGAATATTGGCTATTTTATTCTGCAGACTTACATGCCATCCATCCTGATCACCATCTTGTCCTGGGTCTCCTTCTGGATAAATTACGATGCGTCGGCTGCCAGAGTGGCTTTAGGTCAGTGacttttattcataatttctcTCAGGTTCACTCATTTTTGTTAGCTCTTATTATGTATATAGACAGCAAACTTCAACATAGATATCATGCAAGTCTATAAGCTTTCATTATATCCATATCTCAGATTTGGAGAGCTGAAATTTATGGAGACAGAACCAGTCCTAATGATCAATTGTCACCTGTACAGTCTGTTCTGTAAGTTTTAGACTTGGAAAAGCATAAACATGCACTGATTATTTATGACCTTCCATCAGTTTAACAGAGTTCTCCTATTAAAAGGGAAATTATTACATTGAATTATTCAGTATTTTCTATTTCTCCAAAATAGTTCAATTTGTCAAATGTTAGTCCCTTTTAGATCTTTGTGTCTATTTTTTTAGCTTGCTGTGCCCCCCTAagtatatatatagtttttatttttttatacatttttttgattGTAGCACTTTTAGTTTcatgtttgataaaatattttatatttctctctttctgccttcATTAAGACAGTTTGACAGGATTCTCTTCATTTAGTCATGGTCCAACAttagatttcattttatttttcaggaaatACTTCTAGGctaaactttaaatttcaccGTATATAGAACAACATCTGATGACTTAAAAACAATATCACAAATTAATTAGTCTTAGAGCCTCAAACTCTTTCTGAGATGAGTTCTTGATCTTGCCTTGAAATGACCTcagccacataaaaagctagtGGTCAAGGGGGAACCTACAACCCTAAAATTTACACTTCACTAAAACTAAATCAGGAACACCTACTTTGTAATAATCACAAAGGAAGTGCACAACAATATTACTATACTACTTCTACTCTGCTACTAAAGAAACTCTTATTCTTCTTACAGATCTAACAGTTGTCAAGACTTTGAGCCTCTCAGGAGCCTAACAAAGGGTTTTATTACCTAATTCTGGTGgttatttccatttttgtctGAGAGGAGTTCAAATTCTCTGGACCACTTGAAGTTGTCAGCTGTCGGTTCTCTGTTGGATGTAATGgtggttatttttttgttgggCTCAGAACTAGGTTGGATGGCAAAGTTAGGCACTGAATGAGCACTGAATACACTGACTGAATGTTGGCAACATGCCTGACTTTGGAGGATTAGCAAAATCTTGCAAAGtttgatacaaaaaaaagaaaaatagctcTTACAAGAGAAATGTCGAATCTGAGATGGTTGCATGTCCTACACTGTTGACTTTTGCACATCTGCAGGTATAACCACGGTGCTGACCATGACCACCATTAACACCCACCTGAGGGAGACCCTGCCAAAGATCCCCTACGTCAAGGCCATTGACATTTATCTCATGGGCtgctttgtctttgtgtttctggcCCTGCTGGAGTATGCCTTTGTTAACTACATCTTTTTTGGCCGTGGTCCTCACCTACAGAAGAAAGCAGCGGAAAAGGCTGCTAAGTCCAACAATGAGAATAAGGGTCGACTGGAGAGCAGTAAAGTGCAGGTGGGTGAAGATCTGAGTGGAAAATATCAGTCGCTTATGTCTAAGGCAGGTTAAAATAAGTCTGGGACTGGGGcctgctgtggtggcgcagggggttagcatgcCCCACGTTTGGCggacgtcgcaggttcgactcccgacgacctttgccgcatgtcttcccccctccttcctgtctgcctactgtcgaaaaaatacgagccactagcgccgcaaaaactcttcggagaaaaaaaatggaaaaaataaaaaataaaaaaaaaaataagtctgGGACAGTGTTACTTGTCTGATGACCAAGCCACCTACCCATCAGAAAGCGATGAATGCTTTAAAAGCCAAatttagaaaactttaaatgacttttttaaatgtaaatcttaAAATTTAAGCCCTAACATCTCAGTTTTGCATAAtgattatgaataatttaaatttatggtGTATAAGGTGTTGCTCATTTAACCTTTTCGCTTTTTTGTACCCATTTAGTTTGAGCATGAAACAGAGCCATCTGCAACTGGTTGTTTCATACCAATCATGCACCAGTTTTTGCCCACAATAGGTGGACATTTCAAACCTGCTTTGAAAACTTAGAATgtaaagttgttgttgttttttttcatgttttaaatatgtttaacatGAACACGCCTCCAATAAATAATATCTACCATCAGAAAGTCAGGAGGGGTTATCTTGGTTTTACTATGTGTCATAATCTTTGATTTCAAAAGGGTCAACTAATCCAAATGGAGATCAGAACAACAATGAATACAAAGCTAATTTGTTAGCTTCAAAGCTAACAAATGGTTTGCCTGTttgtacaaaaaagaaataagatgAGAGGAAATGAAATGACAACGCCTGGATACGAAAAAGTGTAAATTGAGGAAGGGGCAAGTCGACCCCTTCCTGGAGGTTTTCCCAACTAAAATCACAAGAACAAAACCCCCTCAAATTGAAAGCAAGAATTGCAACAATGAGAAGGCAGATGCCTGGGGGTGattggcagatttatttttgatttaaccTTCGTGttagctgaaaataaaactgaaatgttgttttgttcccTTTTAAGGTCGACGCTCATGGCAACATCCTTCTGACGAACCTCCCCACTGAGATGGGGGGACCGGATATGATGGGCGCCCTCAACGATCCTCGGGCCACCATGTTCTCCTACGACAGTGCCAGCATACAGTACCGCAAGCCCATGACGAGCCGGGACCTGTATGGACGGCCAGCCCTCGACCGGCCAATTGGACACAAGAAAAGCCGCCTGCGGAGGAGAGCCTCACAGCTGAAAGTCAAGATCCCGGATCTCACAGACGTCAATGCCATAGACAAGTGGTCCCGGGTCGTCTTCCCGATCACATTCACCTTCTTCAACTTGGTCTACTGGCTGTATTACGTCCACTAGGGCAGCGGTTGTGAGCATGAGCGGTAGATGATGggtactttttttgttgtttgtttctcaaGGGAAGCTCAATCCTGTACAGTAATGAAAGTAGAAGAGTTCAGCCCATTTGTACAAATCCTCTTTTGGAACGAGTAGTTCTAGTCTTTACAGtgtaaatacaatttaatatatgaaatatataaatgGATATATATAAAGACAGagatataatttatttaaaaaaattcaattttgctGTGTACATACAGTTAGTTATAGAGAAAGAAGTAGTGGTGAATTAAAGACAGTAAAGTTTTGGTATTTACAGGTTCAAATATGCCAAAAACACAATGGTGgcttttgtttgtcttcttttcttttagccCTCCTTTGCATGTTAATAGAAGTCAACTTTTGTTTGCTTccaatgcaaaaaacaaaatagaaaccGAACAAAAACACAAGGTAACTCAAACAGAATTAAACTTGAGCTGAGTAAGgttattgtggaaaaaaagggacaaaacaTAAGACTGATGCAGAGATTAAACTCTCCATCCATCCTTGCATACTTACTACATCCATACATCTGTATAGGTAACCAACCAATCCATCAATCCCTCTCTCTCCTTGCAAAATCAAAGTGTGGTCAAGTCAGAAGGAATACATAATCCTTTCACTTCTGTTTCTGCCTCCAAGACTCCTCCCAGTATGCTATACCTGGAAAGTCTTCCAGCCGAGGCCTCCTGATCAGAAGATCTTATCCTTTAGGACATGATCTCTAACTAATGATCAAAGGTGAAGGTGGGAAGGTGGACCAGTAAATCCAGAGCTTAGACTGAAGCCCAGCTCAGTTTGGTCTTCACCATGATAGACAGCAACAACACCTTCATTACTACAGGCAAAATCTAATCCATCTATTCATTTCCTGCTCCATCTTGCCATCATCTGGGACAAAGCACCAATGTACTTCCTGTATTCCTAGACCCAGGATCACTGGAGTACCCAGGTCCCTCCATAACATTAAAGTGGTTCTGCTGAAGGAATTTTGTTCTTGATCGAGTTCTCACTGGTCTCTGACCTTTTCGTTGTTTGTAGAAAACTGATGCACATTGAAGATTACCTAGAATTGTTAAACCTGCTAAAATTAGGCTTTATTATTCATAAATGCTGGCAATATTCTGCCCAAGAGCTGCAAGTCTGGTATCTCACCTGACCACCTGCTGAATCAGCTCTTCATCAGAGAACTATCTGAATCGAACTTAACAGATATGTGAAAGTCACACATTGAACCAGACTCCAGGATTTAGAGTACACATGGATTCAAACCTCTACTGTAAATTAATAACTCTGgtgcttttatttgaaacttAAACGTCAGCTAACTTTTTGATCGCATCCAGTGAGCTTTGTGCCCTCTGTGCATTAAACAACATTTGAGCTGCAGCTGTAGGTTTCCCAGCTCGGGTTTATCCCAGTCTAGATGATGTTTCAGTAAAGATCTGTTGTATTTTTGCCTCTCTTTCTGCTGGCCTTATGTTTATAGAGAAGGTAGAGCTAAATTTCATTTACAAAATGGAAACTTCTTTTTATGCCGCTGTTTAAACATTTCACACCCAGAGATAGAGATATATTGGAAAACTGGTGCTTATATTTTTTACTACACAAGTCCCACAAATTTTAATGGAAGACGCCAAGTCATCTGGCTCTTTCAGCAGGAAAGGCCTCTTTTGGCATTTAGAACTGCGTCACATGACTTTTTATTCTGCAGCAGAGAGAAATGATTAATTTTGCTTATCTACAGAGACAAACACTTCCTTTGGAAAAAGTCCACCGAAATTTATCTATGAACTCTTTTAATCTGATTATGCTCCtatattttagttcatttggAGATACAGAATAGATTTTTATCATCTAAAAATGTtactgataggtattttcctttcgaacctaaataaaagaaagaaccacagacaacgtatatgaattttatgtatagcttttgcaaaaggagaacgCTCTATCAAAACCTCTCCTCCGATCAGTTCTACAGAGCGTTCTGACCTGTTCTCacaaaaactcctgtttttattgtcaaagaaggacaggcaagggggcagtcaggaaaaacaacagaggtcgtaaagcttctaacccaaacatctaacaacccaggtccagatgtgatatctgatcaaaggtctgagcccggttcaaatctcggtcaatactgtcaagaaaacaatatACGACTGattaaattaggaggtgttcttgcaaaagggtttaaagtctgagaaactcagtgttatctatttctcgtaaagttgaacagacagtagtgacctccaggtcatttaaagaagagaacactttaaacagaaaatcactaagatctatagacttaaggtgaactagagtaagaataaaatgataataccaaaaaatctctaacagttactttttaaaacttagaGCAGCAAATTCCACActatgccttttttttcctccttaatTTTACACTTCTTGACAAAATGGTTTAGCACCCAGGGAGTGgtggaaattaaattaactgtTGTATTGCTGTATCTCTTGCAGGGTGTAGACCTCCTTTAGGCTTGGATGTAACGCTTGATACAGACACTATGTCTTCTGCTGCAGTAGGGTTGTCCACATCTTTGCTTTGGCACTGATTCTTAGCTGATTCCATGTATGCTTGGTGTGTTGTCAGAAACTCAGAGTCCCTTATGATACAACTTGTCTTCAATTTTTACCCCTTGGTTATTGTGCCACTAGAAATGTTGCCATCTTTGCTCTAAGATTTTTTGCCATAAGACAACACAAGGTGTTGTAAAGAGTGATTCCAGAGAGGTCGTTGTAATGTTTGGAGCACAATGGAGTGATCCTCATTATTGTTAGTCTTGGATGACTGAAACCTTCATTTATGGTAGCCCATTAGTTCAAACATCTGACCACTGAAAGGTCTGTTTACTGGACTAAGTTGAGTAGATTGTGGGCCTCTGGGCTACACAGTTACAATAGATTGATGTTTTTTATGTGGTGGGGTTGAGGGTTAGGTTAGAGTCAGTGATGTGACATCATTGTCTTAAAATAGTTGCGCATTGCTTATCTATATGAAAATTCAACTATGAAAAGCACTTAATTTGATATTCTTATTCAGAAAAGGTGGGTCTTATTCAACagatttttcacaaacactgaATTTTAACTTCTAAGCTCATATCAAATGAAGTGCTTTTCATCAGTTGAATTTTCATGGCCACCCTATCACCCACCTTTTCTTGTTCAGAAAAGGTGGGTGATAGGGTGAAAATCTTGGGATGCTTAGCTAATGCACCTGTTGGCTCCTATTTTATTATCCAGGTCAGTTTGTACCATTCACATGCTGGTACTCTACATGCTACGGTTGCCTAAACTTATGCAAACAAGCAATGCAGGCTCTTTTAAAATCCATCCAGTTGTAATACAGCAGTCTCTGTCTCTTGACCTTCTCTCTTTGTTCCGACTGTCATATGCTCTGGTTAGTGCCAGATGCCAGCACTTACACTCTGTGGTGGCCATTCGAAATGTTCCAACTCCATAGGAACAGAATCATGTCCATCTGTCACTGTTCTGCATGTGGACCAAATTACACCTTGATCAGGCCATTCCTGCTGGAAGCTGAGCTGTTTTTCTCAGTCAGTGTATtataaagtcttttaaaaaattatatttttgaattctgttctgagttattttttaattcacttATGATTTTTCTTAAGAATTACCATTCAGTCCAAACACAGCTACAAGGCTAAATTaattccaaaatgtttttctttgttattgtttttgttatgtgaAAGTAATGATCCTCAGATGAAAGGCTGCAAGTTTTATGAGGGCTTTAATTACTGAGAAACAAATAAGAACCAGACAAGCTTCTGCTGGACTCGATCACAGAGGTGTGCTCTTTCTGTACGGCTGAACTTTGTGCCTTTATACCAAGAATCTCAACATTTTACAGGGTTATCTTATGAGTGGTAAGGAAAACATGTTGAGCTTTTTGTAGAACAAGATGAATTGGAGACAGAACTAATTTCTCAGACTCTAAAGTATGTTACCATTATCTAAGAGTAGATTGTAGTGAGACATTCCAGCATTATGACGACAATCTTTCAAAGAAAAAGGAACGGATGCTTGGCTTCCCTGACAGAACAAAGGAATCACCAGAGATGGACCTCTTTTCTGTGGACGGAGGAGCTAATGGATGCAGCAACTGGTTCCCCtgcaggctgcagctgcagacagaGGATGAAGCTTCTGATCCTTTAAAGTGATGTTCCACATGTGCACTCAAGTGGAACGGCCTGTGCGGATTTCAGCAAACACAAGACACCATGTGTGACTGGCTGTGTGTGGAAGGTGAAAGAATGCCATGGACAGGCATCATTTGTGTCAACTTACAGAGAATTAAGAGTCCAAATAAAGCTGCTGAGATCTCTGCATACAAACTGCTTTgtggttcatttattttcactttgctgAATACTTGTGTGCAAGACTGTGTTTTTCAGCcaattttccagaaaatattttgtcagcAAATGCCCTCAGTCCATGCATCAAATGATTAGATGCGTCCTAATAGTTGAGTTAATGAGGCTGCTAAAAGCCTAAATGTGTCCCTGTGCACAGCAGAATGAGCAGCTTCAGCACGTTAAGTAATCATTATCTGGAGGGAGATGACATCAGAAAATACTTGTAAAGATCTCTATTTCTCTTAAAAAAGGCCAAGTGTTTGGAGTTGTGCTGGCTTGTTTCATTCTAGATGGTGACCACTACTGCCACCTGCTGTCCACAACCCACGGGTCAATTGATTCACCACAAATCAGGAAGTAAGCCCAAAAAAGTTTCTTATGCCTTTGTCTCAGTTATATGTAACAATAACCCCGCCTACATCGCAGAGAcagctttgtgtgtgtttacccCTTTTATCCAATCCAAACAgatttttgtggaaaactgaAGAGTTTCCAATATGGAGATGGAGCACCTGGAAACGATTTTGATGAATAAGGATGGAGATATACGCTGAAGATAATGAATTCGGTCTTTAGCATTTTCTTATATACAGGCCTATTTTGATTCTCCAAGTACACCAACTTCTGTATGAGACCTCTTGCTTTCTGCAGCTgccagtgaaaaaaaaaatacagaaaagtaaATCGCCATGGAAATgctcaaaatcaaaattttgataaattcagaatatttaaaattactttactTTAATCATAACTATTATATTGCCTGATTATCTCTGAAGATAAAGAATAGTATGATGAATcagctattttttaaattccagaATTTGATCTGCTTTGATTTCCACCAGCCAAATAGAATCTTATCAACTGTTAACAAAGTCCACCATCGTAGAACAATTTTCCTGAGATTTCCTCTTGTGCCATTTGGCTAGTTGTCCTTTGCAGAGTGGTTACATGATATCAAAATAACCTTCATTCAATGCAGTTTACTTGATgtgtaagttttttttgttgttttgccatTACTCAACCAGGAACATTAAGTGTCGAAGCGTAGGATAGAACATGCATGCTagatcaaaagaaaaaagaaacccttAGGTCAAACTTGTATTTGTGCTATCAAATTCTTTAGTCAAGGTTTCAAAGAGATATttgattttacttaaaatgttaataactCCTTTAGAAGGGCATCTGTAAGTATTTTATAGTGAAACCTGCGGCTTGGATTCTTTCTTTAAACTCCAGCTTGACTCTGCTCATGAGAGGGGTCAGGTCTTTACAGAAAATGAAGCAGCGTGCTGATGCCATTAGCCCAGTTAGCACGTCTGCAGCTGTCAGCACTCAGGCTCTTTCCCATGATTAACTGGACACTCTGGAGTGAAGACTAACATCATTACCACATTTAACTTGGCTCTGTCTGTCAGCATTTGTTCCAATTCTCATTAATAATCAGTCAGACTGACCGGGAAGCTTTAAACATTACCTCCACTGTCTCATAGCTCCTTCTAGCTTCTACCCCTTCTTCTACTTTGTTTTCTGGCATATTTCTTAGTGCTGTACTTGCTGAGATCTTTGCCTGCTCTTttggctttaaaatatttaatttccttgcATACAGCTACAGTTTGTTTAAAACCAACAGCAATTcagtggattttctttttctagtaGGGCCACAATCTAAGCTCTATTGATGAAtcagtagtttattttttcatcaatgaCTCCTCATAACTCAAGCTTCATTTAAAACATCCCAAACTGACAGTTCTGCCTTTATGCTTCAGGTTGTACAAGGTTACGTTTTTTCCCTTGAACCCCATTGTTGCTTCTGTAGCAACTCTGTTGCTGTTGACCATTTGGATCTGTAAGCCATTACACACCTTGACACATGTTTTTAGTCTGAGTCAGAGATCACTGTTGTTAGGATTATATTTGTTCACTGAAATTCCTCCAAATTTCTCCCTGAATATGGTTTTATCATATTCAGGACTGTTGAGGAAGAGAGGGAAAATACAGTCCAAGTTTCTTTGATGAACATTGTTGCCAGATTGATGATTTTCTAACGCATTGGTTGTCTTAACAGGCTGCATAGTGGCACTGTTTCATTGCAGAAAAAAGGTCCTGGGTGAGTCATGGGTACGCTGGCtgcctcccacagtccaaaaagcCGAGTTAGGttaattgttttctaaattgAGAGAGAGGTGTGTGTATATATGGCAGTGTTTCCAGGATGTATTCTGTCTCTCGTGCCTAATGACTGTCGTAGATAGACACTGGCCTCCCAGGATGGTGATATTCTGAATAAATCTACCACTTCTATCATTATTTCTCTAACAATTAGGACAAATAATTTTCCTAATTGTCAATTCCTTTAGATCAAGCTGATGAAAATTTGTAAATGAGTTGATGAGATGATAcatgtaatatattttaaaataaatcagtaggCCAGGAGATTCATTAACAATTTTTTCAACAGTATTCTCTGGCCAATCTTTTCCATATTCAAATTTCCAGATATCTTAattgttattaaagctaaatgGATGGATTGTAAAAAGGATGATGGAAATTTGGTAAATTACAGGATTGATGGGGAGATGACTGAATGTACTGATGGAGcaggtggatggatgggttacAATATCAGTGGATTATGGAAAAATGGTGTGGATGATTAAACGACATTCTAACTTTTCTATTGATCTTCGACAAACTTCCACAGAatcagaaaggaaaatatggattttattaTGGAACAAAAGgcatcaaaaacattaaattattattacatcAAAAACATCAGCTTCTTTTCGGATCAGTCCATCATTTCAGCTGGAGCACCACCTGAAAGACATTTAGAAAAGATTGTCAAATCACTTAGGACTAGGGATGAATTCCAAAGCAATGGATTCTGCTTTCACTCTGTTCCTCAAGAAAGACCTAGAAAGAATCTTGTGATAATGCTGCCTCCTAGTGTTTAAACTGCatcaattttcagattaaatcgTTTAAGCTCTTtaaattgccttgttgctgaaaatgtgcgtTACAAATGAAATCGCCTTGCCTAGGTTTAAAACCTAAACTCCATTAAGCAGAGGAGCGACATGGAAGTGTTAATCATGACTGGAGTGTTCATCAGCATGAGCCTATGTAGAGCTGCACTCAGGGTAAACAGGGTGTCATGTTTCACAGTCACACGTTGATAAGGTGACACGTTCCCTGTGTGTGTACCTTGTTAGCAGCCTCTAGAGAGCTGATGAGCGTGCTCACTTCCTCTCTGTTCAGCTCCATGGTGATGGGCCGAAGCGCTCCGTTCTCCCTCACATCCAGACAGAGGCTGAGGAGCGGCGTGTTCAGAGAGGAGATCTTATCGCTGGACAAAGCCAGCTGCAGAGGATGAAGGGAAAGAAAGGCTTTGCAGAAAACTCAAAGCAGGCAGATAAATGAGTTTCTGTTAATTTAGGGTAAGTTTCTGCACGATAGTGGGGATGCTTCAAAATTCCTAGTGTTCCTGGTTAACGTTAGGGTTTAATGTTGGCACAAGGAGCCATGTAGTAGTAAATACAGAAGCaagaaaacatgcaataaaagCCTACTTTTAATAAGTAAAAGAGCTATGTTTTGAGGTGTTGATTATTACCAAGATACCCAGTTTAACTCATTAGGGATGCAGACTAACACCAAATGCTGATGTTTGACTGACCTTCAGCTGCCAGTCAAAGTCCTGCAAGGTTGCAGAGGAGATGCTGCTGGTTCTGTCCAGCAGAGCACGCCGGATCTCCTCCCATCGTCCTCTGAGAACGCTTAGCACAGCGTCGGCATGGCTGTGATCTGCATCCGAAAGTTTAGCCAGGACCTGCACGGAACCAGCAGGACAAGATGTGACGACCTGAGCCGAGGGGCAAAAAACACTGGCCCCGCCTGCTCCACTCACCTCTTCATCTGGGATGTCGTTCCCCACCGCCAGGCGGAACAGGCTGGTCAAGAAGTCTAGTAGCTGCAGCCACTCCTCCAGGCTCCAGGTGGTGCTGTAATCACTCCTGCATGGAGGCTCCCGACCACACAGCCCATCCACCACTCTGTGACACAGCTGGAAACATCAACAGCATATCAGTATTTCCTTTTGACTTTGgctgatttatattttaaaaggagATTAAAGGGAAGTTATTTTTGCCTTTAATCTTAACTGTTCAAtattctgacagaaaaaaattatgatgcATCAAACAATCGGTCAATTTTTCCACATGGGCTGTGATGTGCAGGTGAGACACTGAAAAACTCttcactaaaaatgtttttttcaccctttaatgcaacatgttttctgttgctcAAGGAAAACATGGGATTCGATTCAAAACTACAACCTCTGATGAAGTAGTATATagcactttttaattatttatgttcataatgctttaacattaaattaaatcaaagtttaCATATGACTTTGAATGAATTGTAGTTGATTACAAGAAGACCT
Proteins encoded:
- the commd8 gene encoding COMM domain-containing protein 8 isoform X1 encodes the protein MMEILSRISATDCVKLCHRVVDGLCGREPPCRSDYSTTWSLEEWLQLLDFLTSLFRLAVGNDIPDEEVSGAGGASVFCPSAQVVTSCPAGSVQVLAKLSDADHSHADAVLSVLRGRWEEIRRALLDRTSSISSATLQDFDWQLKLALSSDKISSLNTPLLSLCLDVRENGALRPITMELNREEVSTLISSLEAANKVVLQLK
- the gabrb1 gene encoding gamma-aminobutyric acid receptor subunit beta-1 — translated: MWKPLAASELPAMWITVCSVSLLITVVCGAQSANEPSNMSYVKATVDKLLKGYDIRLRPDFGGAPVDVGMRIDIASIDMVSEVNMDYTITMYFQQSWRDKRLSYTGIPLNLTLDNRVADQLWVPDTYFINDKKSFVHGVTVKNRMIRLHPDGTVLYGLRITTTAACMMDLRRYPLDEQNCTLEIESYGYTTDDIEFYWQGGSNAGSVTGVENIELPQFSIIDYQTLSKKAVFATGSYPRLSLSFKLKRNIGYFILQTYMPSILITILSWVSFWINYDASAARVALGITTVLTMTTINTHLRETLPKIPYVKAIDIYLMGCFVFVFLALLEYAFVNYIFFGRGPHLQKKAAEKAAKSNNENKGRLESSKVQVDAHGNILLTNLPTEMGGPDMMGALNDPRATMFSYDSASIQYRKPMTSRDLYGRPALDRPIGHKKSRLRRRASQLKVKIPDLTDVNAIDKWSRVVFPITFTFFNLVYWLYYVH
- the commd8 gene encoding COMM domain-containing protein 8 isoform X2 encodes the protein MMEILSRISATDCVKLCHRVVDGLCGREPPCRSDYSTTWSLEEWLQLLDFLTSLFRLAVGNDIPDEEVLAKLSDADHSHADAVLSVLRGRWEEIRRALLDRTSSISSATLQDFDWQLKLALSSDKISSLNTPLLSLCLDVRENGALRPITMELNREEVSTLISSLEAANKVVLQLK